Proteins encoded together in one Cataglyphis hispanica isolate Lineage 1 chromosome 17, ULB_Chis1_1.0, whole genome shotgun sequence window:
- the LOC126855953 gene encoding protein PET100 homolog, mitochondrial — MGWVLEIVKMCLYISFPVGIFHYVNQPAYFDKHVIKAKQEHYPVESKKASEEMENFIRDFNANIEKERLEAMERQYASS; from the coding sequence ATGGGTTGGGTATTAGAAATAGTCAAAATGTGTCTGTATATATCGTTCCCTGTGGGAATATTTCACTATGTCAATCAGCCAGCTTATTTTGATAAACATGTGATAAAGGCTAAGCAAGAACACTACCCGGTTGAGAGTAAAAAAGCAAGTGAGGAAATGGAAAACTTTATTCGTGATTTCAACGCTAACATTGAAAAGGAACGTTTGGAGGCTATGGAAAGACAATATGCAAGCAgttaa
- the LOC126855845 gene encoding uncharacterized protein LOC126855845 isoform X1, which produces MWKCHKCGKPVYFAERKQSLGYDWHPECLRCEECGKRLNPGQHAEHKGVPYCHVPCYGALFGPQLFGHGTRVESHTSFGKKESRPSLPRSHLESKLKVFNQYYEGKSGGIRSREVNGRLILEGALRIYWGVRGVIHLKEDDDQRTVVTARNRNSCRHSVSEDIEDEDKVDELSKNTSDSSTENNTKSVPTSPDHLKSLTLPMKLDVKNMEWDELDELLQVERKVEDGNKLYQTMPENLPSISSQSSVDTPPLSSQSSLDRSDSRENSETSSPNHQTVSREDSSVNSTPTHSIGSSSSTDTPGCNLGASNRNGTLRRVEYFDNLEKNAGNRSISTDDSWIEKGLNRSLSGPDCLQRHRTDSDTDSVNSLQFREDDNMTMSTDSGLELDGVVLRRKQGSTAIRRRPGGRRQSRNRLRRRCSINGHFYNRETSFFTPPHGSQMSVWVTSLVNTQEVINLMLDKYKVDAKSDNFALFVVRDNGEQRRLRDDEYPLEVRVVLGPHENVARLFLVDKLSTPEISSDVAQFLNLSLAECHGILQRYHYEEERQILLLKEKYKEMRRRIKQRMEELKVRL; this is translated from the exons ATGTGGAAGTGTCACAAATGCGGAAAACCCGTTTATTTTG ctgAACGTAAACAGTCTTTAGGATATGATTGGCATCCAGAATGTTTACGATGCGAGGAATGTGGAAAGCGGTTAAATCCTGGGCAACATGCAGAG CATAAAGGTGTACCTTATTGCCATGTTCCTTGTTATGGAGCACTTTTTGGACCTCAATTATTTGGTCATGGCACAAGAGTAGAATCACATACAAGTTTCGGGAAGAAAGAAAGTAGACCATCATTACCAAG aTCACACTTAGAATCCAAGCTGAAAGTTTTTAATCAGTATTATGAAGGCAAAAGTGGTGGAATTCGAAGCCGTGAG gtCAATGGAAGATTGATATTAGAAGGTgcattaagaatttattggGGAGTTCGTGGTGTAATTCATCTGAAGGAAGATGATGATCAACGCACAGTAGTTACTGCACGAAATAGAAATTCATGCAGACATAGCGTTTCTGAG GATATCGAAGATGAAGATAAAGTAGATGAGCTGTCCAAAAATACATCAGATAGTAGTACAGAGAATAATACAAAATCTGTTCCAACATCTCCGGATCATTTAAAGAGTCTCACTCTGCCCATGAAGCTGGATGTTAAAAACATGGAATGGGATGAGCTAGATGAGCTTCTACAG GTTGAACGAAAAGTTGAGGATGGCAATAAATTGTATCAGACAATGCCTGAAAATCTCCCATCAATAAGTTCGCAATCTAGCGTGGATACACCACCGCTCTCGTCCCAGTCAAGTCTCGATCGATCAGATTCTCGCGAAAACTCGGAAACGAGCAGTCCTAATCATCAAACTGTTAGCCGAGAGGATAGCAGCGTAAATAGCACACCAACGCACAGCATAGGTAGTTCATCCAGTACAGACACACCTGGCTGTAATTTAGGAGCTTCTAATCGAAACGGTACGCTTCGAAGAGTAGAGTACTTTGACAACTTGGAGAAAAATGCTGGCAATAGATCTATCAGCACTGATGATAGCTGGATCGAGAAGGGTCTGAATCGATCGTTATCTGGTCCCGATTGCCTGCAAAGACACAGAACTGATAGCGATACAGATTCGGTGAATTCCTTGCAGTTCAGAGAGGATGACAATATGACTATGTCTACGGACAGCGGATTAGAG CTGGACGGTGTTGTTTTACGCCGTAAGCAAGGTTCCACCGCGATCAGACGACGTCCAGGTGGCAGACGTCAATCGCGTAATCGATTACGACGTCGTTGCTCAATCAATGGCCATTTTTATAATCGTGAAACCAGTTTTTTCACGCCACCTCATGGTTCACAAATGTCCGTCTGGGTGACGAGTTTAGTGAACACTCAAGAAGTTATCAATCTTATGCTGGACAAATATAAAGTTGACGCCAAATCCGATAACTTTGCGTTATTCGTAGTGCGCGACAATGGAG AACAAAGAAGATTGAGAGACGACGAGTATCCTTTAGAAGTCAGGGTAGTCCTAGGTCCGCATGAGAACGTTGCACGACTCTTTCTGGTTGACAAGTTATCCACACCTGAAATCAGTTCCGATGTTGCGCAGtttcttaatttatctttagcGGAATGCCATGGTATACTGCAACGTTATCATTACGAAGAGGAACGTCAGATTCTCCTTCTAAAAGAAAA atataaagaaatgcggagaagaataaaacaaagaatGGAAGAGCTAAAAGTTCGATTGTAG
- the LOC126855845 gene encoding ras association domain-containing protein 4 isoform X2, with protein sequence MWKCHKCGKPVYFAERKQSLGYDWHPECLRCEECGKRLNPGQHAEHKGVPYCHVPCYGALFGPQLFGHGTRVESHTSFGKKESRPSLPRSHLESKLKVFNQYYEGKSGGIRSREVNGRLILEGALRIYWGVRGVIHLKEDDDQRTVVTARNRNSCRHSVSEDIEDEDKVDELSKNTSDSSTENNTKSVPTSPDHLKSLTLPMKLDVKNMEWDELDELLQVERKVEDGNKLYQTMPENLPSISSQSSVDTPPLSSQSSLDRSDSRENSETSSPNHQTVSREDSSVNSTPTHSIEYFDNLEKNAGNRSISTDDSWIEKGLNRSLSGPDCLQRHRTDSDTDSVNSLQFREDDNMTMSTDSGLELDGVVLRRKQGSTAIRRRPGGRRQSRNRLRRRCSINGHFYNRETSFFTPPHGSQMSVWVTSLVNTQEVINLMLDKYKVDAKSDNFALFVVRDNGEQRRLRDDEYPLEVRVVLGPHENVARLFLVDKLSTPEISSDVAQFLNLSLAECHGILQRYHYEEERQILLLKEKYKEMRRRIKQRMEELKVRL encoded by the exons ATGTGGAAGTGTCACAAATGCGGAAAACCCGTTTATTTTG ctgAACGTAAACAGTCTTTAGGATATGATTGGCATCCAGAATGTTTACGATGCGAGGAATGTGGAAAGCGGTTAAATCCTGGGCAACATGCAGAG CATAAAGGTGTACCTTATTGCCATGTTCCTTGTTATGGAGCACTTTTTGGACCTCAATTATTTGGTCATGGCACAAGAGTAGAATCACATACAAGTTTCGGGAAGAAAGAAAGTAGACCATCATTACCAAG aTCACACTTAGAATCCAAGCTGAAAGTTTTTAATCAGTATTATGAAGGCAAAAGTGGTGGAATTCGAAGCCGTGAG gtCAATGGAAGATTGATATTAGAAGGTgcattaagaatttattggGGAGTTCGTGGTGTAATTCATCTGAAGGAAGATGATGATCAACGCACAGTAGTTACTGCACGAAATAGAAATTCATGCAGACATAGCGTTTCTGAG GATATCGAAGATGAAGATAAAGTAGATGAGCTGTCCAAAAATACATCAGATAGTAGTACAGAGAATAATACAAAATCTGTTCCAACATCTCCGGATCATTTAAAGAGTCTCACTCTGCCCATGAAGCTGGATGTTAAAAACATGGAATGGGATGAGCTAGATGAGCTTCTACAG GTTGAACGAAAAGTTGAGGATGGCAATAAATTGTATCAGACAATGCCTGAAAATCTCCCATCAATAAGTTCGCAATCTAGCGTGGATACACCACCGCTCTCGTCCCAGTCAAGTCTCGATCGATCAGATTCTCGCGAAAACTCGGAAACGAGCAGTCCTAATCATCAAACTGTTAGCCGAGAGGATAGCAGCGTAAATAGCACACCAACGCACAGCATAG AGTACTTTGACAACTTGGAGAAAAATGCTGGCAATAGATCTATCAGCACTGATGATAGCTGGATCGAGAAGGGTCTGAATCGATCGTTATCTGGTCCCGATTGCCTGCAAAGACACAGAACTGATAGCGATACAGATTCGGTGAATTCCTTGCAGTTCAGAGAGGATGACAATATGACTATGTCTACGGACAGCGGATTAGAG CTGGACGGTGTTGTTTTACGCCGTAAGCAAGGTTCCACCGCGATCAGACGACGTCCAGGTGGCAGACGTCAATCGCGTAATCGATTACGACGTCGTTGCTCAATCAATGGCCATTTTTATAATCGTGAAACCAGTTTTTTCACGCCACCTCATGGTTCACAAATGTCCGTCTGGGTGACGAGTTTAGTGAACACTCAAGAAGTTATCAATCTTATGCTGGACAAATATAAAGTTGACGCCAAATCCGATAACTTTGCGTTATTCGTAGTGCGCGACAATGGAG AACAAAGAAGATTGAGAGACGACGAGTATCCTTTAGAAGTCAGGGTAGTCCTAGGTCCGCATGAGAACGTTGCACGACTCTTTCTGGTTGACAAGTTATCCACACCTGAAATCAGTTCCGATGTTGCGCAGtttcttaatttatctttagcGGAATGCCATGGTATACTGCAACGTTATCATTACGAAGAGGAACGTCAGATTCTCCTTCTAAAAGAAAA atataaagaaatgcggagaagaataaaacaaagaatGGAAGAGCTAAAAGTTCGATTGTAG